The DNA window CGCGTGTCGGGATGCGAGGGAAATTTCTGTTGCAACATTCAAACTAAATCTACTCCGGCATTCAACAAAAAGCGCGACATTCGCGGAGTGTTAACGTATGCTCATTAGAAATACGAGGCAGAAAACAGAGCGAGATAGCCCATGGAACCGAAAACGGTCGGGGGCACAGGCGGGACCAACCCGCCACGGGCCAGAGTGCAGGCCAGCGGCTTTGCCGCCGGCGCAGTTATCATGACATTGGATGGCGAGAAAGCGGTGGAAGATCTCCGCCCCGGTGACCGCGTGATCACGCGCGACACCGGCATGGCCGTCCTGAAGGACATCTCGGTTCAAACCCTGCGCACCCGGACGATCCGCGTTCAGGCCGGATCGCTCGGTCACACCCGCCCCGTGCGCGACGTACTGCTTCCCGAAGGCCAATCCCTGCTGATCCGCGATTGGCGGGCCGAGGCGATGTTCGGCACCAAGCGCGCCGTGGTACAGGTCTCGCAACTGGTCGACGGCGAATTCATCACCGACGAGGGCAAGACGGACCTGACGCTCCACACGCTCGATTTCGACACGCCCCACATCGTCTATGTCGACGGGCTCGAAGCGGCCAGCACCGCCGATATCGAAGCACTGTCAAAAGCTGCGTGACCCTGTCCCGGGCTTGACCCGGGACCTCACATGCCCAAAGCGCGCAACACCTTCGGCACCTCTTCCGGCAGATCCTCGGCGATCAGGCCGGGGCCAAAACTGCGCGCGCATTCGACATGCAGCCATGCCGCGACCTCTGCCGCCTGCATAGGCTCATGCCCCCGCGCCAGCAGCCCCGTAATGAACCCGGCCAGCACGTCCCCTGCCCCAGCCGTCGCCAGCCACGGGGTGGCGCGTTCATATTGTGCGGAGTTAATGCTGCACCGACCATCCGGCGCCGCAATCACCGTATCCGCCCCCTTGAACAGCACGATACAGCCCGCCCGCTGCGCCGCCTCGCGAGTCGCGTCAACCTTGGAAAAGGCTGGGCCTTCGGAGGCCGGCGCGTTCAGCTTCTCGGCGATATCCGGGAACAGCCGCGCGAACTCCCCGCCATGCGGGGTCAACACGCAGCTTTCATGCAACATCCCGAACAGCGCCCCCGGATCGCCCTCATACGCCGTCAGCGCATCCGCATCCAGCACCAATGACCGCATGGGGTGGGTTTGCACCCCACCTTCCCCAAGCGCCACCGGCACCAGTGCCCTCGCCCGCTCGACACCCAGCCCCGGACCCAGGCAAACCGCATTAATCCGCTGGTCCTCCAGAACGCCGGCCAGCCCGTCGCACCCTTCGACCCGGCGCAGCATGATCGACGTCACCTGACACGCCACCTCCTGCTGCGCTGAGGGCGGAACACCCAGCGTCACCAGCCCCGCCCCGATCCTCAGCGCCCCCCGCGCCGCCAATCGCGCCGCGCCTGTTCGCCCCGCACCACCAGACAAAACAAGGGCATGCCCATGGTCATATTTGTGGTCCGCCGTCCATTTCGTTTGAAAAAACGCCGGGCGTTCCAGCAACCGCACGATGCCTTGGCTATTCTGACAATCCAGCCCGATGCCTTTGACCACCACCTTGCCGCAGCCGGCAGGACCGTCGGCCAGCAAATGCCCCAGCTTCAGTGCATGAAAACTGATCGTCAGATGTGCACGGATATCCTCGTGATACGGCCCCTGCCCATCCACGCGCAGATAGCGCCCGCTATCGGCGCAGAGCCCGCTGGGAATATCCACTGCCACAACCCGGGCATCGGGATAGTTGCCGCCCCCGAGCGGTCGACCGTCCACGCGCCATCCCGACATCTGCGTGGCCCATCCGAAGGCGTTAAACGCGTCCACCGGGCGCGTTAACCCCGTCCCGAACAAAGCGTCCACAATCAGCGTTTCGGGTCCCCACGATACCGGATCGAGCCAGAACGCGCCGTCGCCCTCGTCGACATAAGGCCGCACTGTGCCCATCGTGGACCACCGCTCGTAATTCACCTTCGCATCCGGCGGCAGCTTAGTGAGGTCGCCGTAGAGGAACACCTCCACCTCCCAGCCCCACTCTTTCAGCAACCGCGCCACGACAAACCCGTCGCCGCCATTGTTCCCCGGCCCGCATAGCACGACCGCCCGGCTCGGCGCTTTCGCCAGCTCCGGCCATTCCTCGAATACCGCCTCGACGACGCCCCGCCCTGCGCGCTCCATCAGCTCCAAGCCGGTCACGTCGCCCGAGTTGATCGCGGCTTCTTCGATGGCCCGCATCTGGGCGGCGGTCAGCAGTTCAGTCATCATGGACCTCTCAACGATTCAATTTCGCACATTATCGCGCCAGGTTGCCTAAATTTTACGCACATCAAAGCATCAACCGGACGCGTAGCGCTTACAGAACCCTATCCGATTGTGCCGCCTCAACAGAAGTGATCTGCAAATTCCGCAAGTCAGTCGGAGGAGTCGACCCATGAAAAAAATCGAGGCGATCATCAAGCCCTTCAAGCTCGATGAAGTCAAGGAAGCGCTTCAGGAGGTGGGTGTTCAGGGCCTCTCGGTGATCGAAGTCAAAGGCTTCGGCCGCCAGAAAGGCCACACCGAACTCTACCGCGGTGCCGAGTATGTCGTCGATTTCCTGCCAAAGGTGAAAATCGACGTCGTGCTGGACGACGATCAGGTCGACGCCGCCATCGAGGCCATCGTCGATGCCGCCAAGACCGACAAGATCGGCGACGGCAAGATCTTCGTCAGCCCCGTCGAACAAGCCATCCGCATCCGCACCGGCGAATCCGGTCCGGACGCGCTTTGAACCAAACCTAAGAACCAACGAAGGGATCAATGGACATGAGCGCAAAAGATCTGCTCAAGACGATCAAGGACGAGGAAGTCGAGTATGTCGACATCCGTTTCACCGACCCGCGCGGCAAGCTGCAGCACGTCACGGTCATCGCCGACGAGGTTGACGAGGATTTCCTCGATGAAGGCTTCATGTTCGACGGCTCGTCGATCGCCGGCTGGAAATCGATCGAAGCCTCGGACATGAAACTGATGCCCGACACCGCCAGCGGTTACATCGACCCCTTCTATGCCGAGAAAACCATCTGCGTGCATTGCTCGATCGTCGAACCCGACACCGGCGAAGCCTACGAGCGTGACCCGCGCGGCACCGCCGAAAAGGCCGAGGCCTATCTGAAGTCCAGCGGCATCGGCGACAGCGCCTTCATGGGCCCCGAAGCGGAATTCTTCCTCTTCGACGACGTGCGCTTCTCCAACTCGATCAACAAGGTCTCCTACGAGGTCGACGCGATCGACGCCTCGTGGAACACCGACACCGAGTACGAGATGGGCAACATGGGCCACCGTCCGGGCGTGAAGGGCGGCTATTTTCCGGTCAACCCCACCGACGAGTCGCAGGACATCCGTTCGGAAATGCTCTCGACCATGAAACGTCTGGGCATGAAGGTCGACAAGCACCACCACGAGGTGGCGTCATGCCAGCACGAGCTGGGCCTGATCTTCGACAGCCTGACCAAGCAGGCCGATGAGCTTCAAAAGTACAAGTACGTCATCCACAACGTCGCCGCCGCCTACGGCAAGTCGGCCACGTTCATGCCCAAGCCCATCGCGGGCGACAACGGCACGGGCATGCACGTCAACATGTCGATCTGGAAAGACGGCAAGCCGCTTTTCGCCGGTGACAAGTATGCCGACCTTTCGGACGAGGCTCTGTGGTACATCGGCGGCATCCTGAAGCACGCAAAGTCGCTGAATGCCTTCACCAACCCGTCGACCAACAGCTACAAGCGTCTGATCCCTGGCTTCGAAGCTCCCGTTCTGCGCGCCTACTCGGCCCGCAACCGCTCGGGCTGCGTTCGTATTCCGTGGACCGAGTCGCCGAAAGCCAAGCGCGTCGAGGCCCGCTTCCCCGATCCGTCGGCAAACCCCTACCTGTGCTTTGCCGCGCTCCTGATGGCCGGCCTCGACGGCATCAAGAACAAGATCGACCCGGGCGAGGCGATGGACAAGAACCTCTACGACCTGCCCGCCGAAGAGCTGGAAGGCATCCCGACCGTCTGCGGCAGCCTGCGCGAAGCCATGCAGGAGCTTCAGGCCGATCACGAGTACCTTCTGGCCGGTGACGTGTTCACCAAGGACCAGATCGAGGGCTATATCGAGCTCAAGATGGAAGAGATCGAAACCTACGAACACACGCCGCACCCGGTGGAGTTCGGCCTGTACTACAGCTGCTGATCCAGTAGTAGATCTGCAATTACGCGGGCGCCTTTTCCGGAAGGCGCCCGTTTTTTATGTCCTGCCCGCCGAAAACTGCGCGTGACGGCTGCCAAAGATAGGCGGATCGCCGCTCAGGCGCGGAAACCGCCGCATTGCGTCCATATTTGAAACATACAGATTCCAATAATTCTTGGGATGTTCCAACCACGAGCGGAAACAATCAGGACCTGAAAAATGTCTCATAACGACAAACGCGTCATGGCGGGGCTTGTTTTCGTCGAAGAGCAACACATCGACCTTTTGGATGCTCTGAAGCTCAGCGTCGAGGCCCTGAAGGGGCTCTGCGAGAACGTTCGGTCGCTCGGCGTTCTGTCCGACAGCGACGCCGGGGTCGAGACCGAGCACTACCGGGTTTGCCTGACACTCAGCGACAACGTCGTGTTGCCGGATCTTGAGCTGTCGATGAACACCCTGCTGCGGATCGACATCTCTCGCCGCGACCAGGCGGCACCCGAAACCGGCCAGGCGATCGATGCCGTTTTGGCCCGTGTGGCGATCGACCTCAGCGATCACCTGCGTCCGACCCACCTGCAATGGATCGAGCAAAACGCGCTCCTTTCAGCCGAAGACGTTCGTGAGGCCTGCGAGCCTGCAGCCGATGGAGCAGCCGGGTCCGACAGGCTTGCGGACCAGACCCAACGCGCCCGCGCCGCGCTGACCGGGATAGATGACCTGCACACCAAGCTGGACGAGCGACTGAAATGCACGCCCCCGCCGGTGATGCCGATCCTGCCCTCGAAGGCTTTCATCGGCGAATCCGAAGGCATTATCGACGACACGCCCGATATGGTCGTGCCCGCCATCGAAAACATTGCCGAGGACTCCGATCGCCTGCGCCTGTCGGCCTGGCTTTTGTCCTTCGCGGTGGCCTGCATCGCACTGCCGGTCGGTATCGCGCTGGTAATCATCAATCTGGTCAAGGGCGAAAACCTCCGCCTCGCCGGGCAGGCCGCGGCGCTGTCGGGACTTTTCGTGTCGCTTCAGGCGAACGGAGCCACCGCCGCCGCGGCGCAGGTTTTCCAGAGCGTTCTGAACTGAACGGGCCGCTTTCGACTCCGAAAGAACGGGCAGCGGGTCACACGTCCAAGGAACACACGCGACCGATAGACCGTTGTTTGCCCGGACGGGTCATCTCTTGACGCCCGTCCCGATGCACCGAATGTCATGGAGAATTGACTTTGTTCCCTTGTCCGGCTCGGCTAACATCGTGATTGTCTGACCTGGAGCTGCCCAATGCCTTTGAAATTCAAATCTCGTTTTCTTGCGCTTGCCGTCGCTGGCGTCACCACTTTGACTGCCGGAACAGCGGCCATGGCCCAATGTGGCAATAACGCCAACGGATTCGAACAATGGAAGGCAGTCTTCGCCCAGCAGGCCCAGGCTGCCGGTGTCGGTCAGCGTGGCCTTCAGGCGCTGGCCCAGACCCGCTACGCCTCCAGCACCATCGCCGCCGACCGCAACCAGAAAAGTTTTCGCTACTCGCTCGACAAGTTCATGCAGGTGCGCGGCGCCAACACGATCATCGCGCAAGGCCGCAAGCGCAAGGCGCAGAACGCCCGGTTCTACAACTGGATCGAACAGAATTACGGCGTGCCCGCCGGGGTCATCATCGCCATCCACGGCATGGAAACCGGCTTTGGCGGCTTCATGGGCAACAGCTCGGTCGTCTCGGCCATCGTGACCCTGACCTATGACTGCCGCCGTTCGGATTTCTTCCGTCCGCACGCCATCGGCGCGCTGAAACTGGTGGATCGCGGCTCGATCACAATCAACACGCGTGGCGCCAAGCATGGCGAGCTGGGCCATACCCAGTTCCTGCCGGGCAACGCACTGAGCTACGGCGTCGACGGCAACGGCGACGGCCGCGTGGATTTCTATAACCAGGCCGATGCGCTTGTGTCGACGGCGAATTTCCTGCGTCGCAAGGGCTGGCAGCCGGGCGCCGGTTACCAGCAGGGCCAGCCCAACTTCCGCGTCATCAAGCAATGGAACGCAGCCACCGTTTATCAACAGGCCATTGCCATCATGGCCGCCAAGATCGACGGCTGACGGCGCGGGGCTTGACGCAGGGTGTCCGGCTGCCTATCTGCCGGGCCTACGGGGCGTCAGGCCCCCGCCGCCCGCAAGCCGTTTGGCCATGGTGAAGCCCTGACAGTGACATTGCATCGACCCGGGGCACAGGCCGGGCAGCAACGCGGGCCCTGCCGTTCTATCTGCCCCCTTATAGGATCACTGCAATGACACAGACCACACTTCCCTCGCGCGACGTGCTGAAAGGCCACGCGCGCAATCTTCGCCAGACCCTCAGCCACGCCGGAACGCCCATCAGCCACTCCACCGCGCTTGAACATGTGGCCCATCAATGGGGCTATCGTGACTGGAACACCCTGTCCGACGCCATCGCGGCGCCGACACCCCGCGTCTGGTCGCTGGGTCAGCGGGTGTCGGGGCACTACCTGGGCCATGCGTTCACCGGCACCATCCGCTCGGCCCGCCGTCACGGACCGAACCACGTGGAACTGGGCATTGACTTCGACACGCCCGTTGACGTCGTTGCCTCGACCCGCTTCAGCGCACTGCGCAAGCGGGTGTCCTGCACGGTCGGCGCCACCGGGCGCACCGTCGAGAAAACCTCCGACGGACAGCCGCACGTTGCCCTCGACCTGACCTGACAACCCTGGCGTGCCGCGCGTGCAAAAAACGCGGCACGCCCCTTTAATTCAAGGCGCATGGTCCGCTATCCGGGATCGCCTTCTTGAACTTGCCACAATCTTTTCCAACGCCTGTCTCAGTTGCAGCTTAGGTCCGGAATCTCCTCGACCCCTCGAAGGCAGACCATGTACGACGACCGGCAGACCTCCATCGCGACTTTCGGCTATCGCCGCGCGCCAATGGCGCAGGCTGGCGATATCGTGCACGCGATCGACGAGATGCTGCAAAACTCGGACGCCCAGCCGCGCCGAATTCACTGGGTCAGCGACTCCATCGCGATGATAGACCGGATCGGCGTGCGCATCGCTGTCGCTCTTTTGCCTCCCAGCCGCGAGGATCGCTACACGCATCTCGTGCTTGCCATCGGGCGCAGTCCCGAGGATCCGCCCGGCGACGACCTACTGGATGTCTCTTTCGCACATCTCGCCGACCGGCTGATCTATCGCATCAAGGACGACATGCCCTACGACACGATCATGCGTGGCGAAACGCCCGAAATGGTTGACCAAGACCTGATCCTGTCGCTCTACGATCTTTTGCGCCAATCGCCCCCCGCAACCGACCCTTCGGCCCCGGCCAATCTCGACGCACAGCCCGCCGCACGCCAGCGCCGCGCCGCCCCGGCCTTACCGGCCGAAGAGCAGTTCGACGTGATCCTCGCCGACGAGGTACCCGATACTGTCACAGCCGTGCCAAGTTGGCTCGAAAAACGCGCCGTGCCCACGAAACCGCTGCGCCTGACAGTGCACACGATGGCGCTGTCGATCATGTTGTACACGGCGCCGCTCGGTGCGTTTCTCTTCACGTATTCAATGCTGCGCGACATCACGGGCGAAAATTGATCGCCGGTAGCCGATCGTTGCAAAAGTGAAACGGGCGACACCCTTCGGTGCCGCCCTGCCTGTATGAAGCCCGTTTTTTGCCCGGCTTTTCTGTCTCTGCGCCTGGGTCAGGGATCGCACCCGCCCGGCTTTTTGTTTTTGCTATTGTCTCTTATGGCGAAACAATTTGACCGAATTAAGGCATGCTGTTCACTTCTCCCCCACCGCGGGGACATAACGACTGATCATTTGGTAAGCCTTCCGCGGCCCCGACACCGCCCAGGTCGCGCGCCACTCCGGCCAGCCGCCAAAATCGTACTGCACGTGGTACGTGTCCGGATCGCACCAGTGCCGCGCCTCGGCGCTGCCGGTGATGCTGTGAAAGAACCGTCCATCCTCGAACATCACATCGATCCCACCGCTGTTCCCGGCCCGCCAGAGATATCCCCGTTCGGCCCGCATCGGCGCCTCGCCGGCCATGGTCAGCACACCCGCCTCGCGATAGATCAGTCCGTCCTGCCCGGGCACAAACCGGGCCTCGCCCTCAAACCGCGCGGGCGCCGCGTTCGCGTGCACCACGTCGCGCTCCAGCCGCCACACCCCTTCGAAGTCTGCCAGTTCCGGTACCAATCGCCACGCCCGTCTTGCCGCCACCCGTTCCTCCGTCTAAACCGCGCCCGACAGCCATTCAATCCAAAGGTCCGTTCGCATGATCCCTCGCTATTCCCGCCCCGACATGGTCGCCATCTGGGAACCCGCCACCAAGTTCCGCATCTGGTACGAGATCGAGGCCCATGCCTGTGACGCGATGGCCGACCTTGGCGTGATCCCGCGCGAGAATGCCGAGGCCGTCTGGAAGGCCAAGGATGTCGAATTCGACGTCGCCCGCATCGATGAGATCGAGGCCGTGACCAAGCATGACGTCATCGCCTTCCTCACCCACCTCGCCGAGCATGTGGGCTCCGAGGAAGCGCGTTTCGTCCACCAGGGCATGACTTCTTCGGACGTCCTGGATACCTGCCTGAACGTCCAGCTCGTCCGCGCCGCCGATCTGTTGATCGCCGATAT is part of the Roseovarius sp. THAF9 genome and encodes:
- a CDS encoding Hint domain-containing protein, translated to MEPKTVGGTGGTNPPRARVQASGFAAGAVIMTLDGEKAVEDLRPGDRVITRDTGMAVLKDISVQTLRTRTIRVQAGSLGHTRPVRDVLLPEGQSLLIRDWRAEAMFGTKRAVVQVSQLVDGEFITDEGKTDLTLHTLDFDTPHIVYVDGLEAASTADIEALSKAA
- a CDS encoding NAD(P)H-hydrate dehydratase translates to MMTELLTAAQMRAIEEAAINSGDVTGLELMERAGRGVVEAVFEEWPELAKAPSRAVVLCGPGNNGGDGFVVARLLKEWGWEVEVFLYGDLTKLPPDAKVNYERWSTMGTVRPYVDEGDGAFWLDPVSWGPETLIVDALFGTGLTRPVDAFNAFGWATQMSGWRVDGRPLGGGNYPDARVVAVDIPSGLCADSGRYLRVDGQGPYHEDIRAHLTISFHALKLGHLLADGPAGCGKVVVKGIGLDCQNSQGIVRLLERPAFFQTKWTADHKYDHGHALVLSGGAGRTGAARLAARGALRIGAGLVTLGVPPSAQQEVACQVTSIMLRRVEGCDGLAGVLEDQRINAVCLGPGLGVERARALVPVALGEGGVQTHPMRSLVLDADALTAYEGDPGALFGMLHESCVLTPHGGEFARLFPDIAEKLNAPASEGPAFSKVDATREAAQRAGCIVLFKGADTVIAAPDGRCSINSAQYERATPWLATAGAGDVLAGFITGLLARGHEPMQAAEVAAWLHVECARSFGPGLIAEDLPEEVPKVLRALGM
- a CDS encoding P-II family nitrogen regulator, encoding MKKIEAIIKPFKLDEVKEALQEVGVQGLSVIEVKGFGRQKGHTELYRGAEYVVDFLPKVKIDVVLDDDQVDAAIEAIVDAAKTDKIGDGKIFVSPVEQAIRIRTGESGPDAL
- the glnA gene encoding type I glutamate--ammonia ligase, with product MSAKDLLKTIKDEEVEYVDIRFTDPRGKLQHVTVIADEVDEDFLDEGFMFDGSSIAGWKSIEASDMKLMPDTASGYIDPFYAEKTICVHCSIVEPDTGEAYERDPRGTAEKAEAYLKSSGIGDSAFMGPEAEFFLFDDVRFSNSINKVSYEVDAIDASWNTDTEYEMGNMGHRPGVKGGYFPVNPTDESQDIRSEMLSTMKRLGMKVDKHHHEVASCQHELGLIFDSLTKQADELQKYKYVIHNVAAAYGKSATFMPKPIAGDNGTGMHVNMSIWKDGKPLFAGDKYADLSDEALWYIGGILKHAKSLNAFTNPSTNSYKRLIPGFEAPVLRAYSARNRSGCVRIPWTESPKAKRVEARFPDPSANPYLCFAALLMAGLDGIKNKIDPGEAMDKNLYDLPAEELEGIPTVCGSLREAMQELQADHEYLLAGDVFTKDQIEGYIELKMEEIETYEHTPHPVEFGLYYSC
- a CDS encoding lytic transglycosylase domain-containing protein translates to MAQCGNNANGFEQWKAVFAQQAQAAGVGQRGLQALAQTRYASSTIAADRNQKSFRYSLDKFMQVRGANTIIAQGRKRKAQNARFYNWIEQNYGVPAGVIIAIHGMETGFGGFMGNSSVVSAIVTLTYDCRRSDFFRPHAIGALKLVDRGSITINTRGAKHGELGHTQFLPGNALSYGVDGNGDGRVDFYNQADALVSTANFLRRKGWQPGAGYQQGQPNFRVIKQWNAATVYQQAIAIMAAKIDG
- a CDS encoding glyoxalase superfamily protein, encoding MTQTTLPSRDVLKGHARNLRQTLSHAGTPISHSTALEHVAHQWGYRDWNTLSDAIAAPTPRVWSLGQRVSGHYLGHAFTGTIRSARRHGPNHVELGIDFDTPVDVVASTRFSALRKRVSCTVGATGRTVEKTSDGQPHVALDLT
- a CDS encoding DUF6314 family protein encodes the protein MAARRAWRLVPELADFEGVWRLERDVVHANAAPARFEGEARFVPGQDGLIYREAGVLTMAGEAPMRAERGYLWRAGNSGGIDVMFEDGRFFHSITGSAEARHWCDPDTYHVQYDFGGWPEWRATWAVSGPRKAYQMISRYVPAVGEK